The following are encoded together in the Clostridiisalibacter paucivorans DSM 22131 genome:
- the cobO gene encoding cob(I)yrinic acid a,c-diamide adenosyltransferase, translating to MDKGYIQIYTGNGKGKTTAALGLSLRAVCAGKKVFFGQFVKGMKYSEVKAEKILSGFEIRQFGRECFIYRDPEEEDKKIAKEGLAICKEILKKGEYDVVVLDEINIALYFKLFEVSDVIEALENRKPNVEVILTGRYAPKELIDMADLVTEMKEVKHYYNKGVKARKGIES from the coding sequence ATGGATAAGGGGTATATTCAGATTTATACAGGTAATGGAAAGGGAAAAACTACAGCAGCACTGGGACTTTCTTTAAGGGCAGTATGTGCTGGTAAAAAAGTATTTTTTGGTCAATTTGTAAAGGGAATGAAATATAGTGAGGTAAAGGCGGAGAAAATCCTTTCAGGATTTGAGATCCGTCAATTCGGTAGGGAATGTTTTATCTATAGAGATCCAGAAGAAGAAGATAAAAAAATAGCAAAAGAGGGATTGGCTATTTGTAAAGAGATACTTAAAAAAGGAGAATATGATGTAGTAGTATTAGATGAGATAAATATAGCATTGTATTTTAAATTGTTTGAAGTATCCGATGTAATAGAGGCATTGGAAAATAGAAAACCTAATGTGGAAGTAATCTTGACTGGAAGATATGCACCTAAAGAATTAATAGATATGGCTGATTTAGTAACTGAAATGAAGGAAGTAAAACATTATTATAATAAAGGTGTGAAAGCTAGAAAAGGTATAGAGAGTTAA